From Aphelocoma coerulescens isolate FSJ_1873_10779 chromosome W unlocalized genomic scaffold, UR_Acoe_1.0 ChrW_unloc_scaf_1, whole genome shotgun sequence, one genomic window encodes:
- the LOC138102754 gene encoding uncharacterized protein has protein sequence MKMLGWHASITRKIVFLTVIIVTISQEIIPRGEDIWSQAFMRVTGLMGKYSDLKNLNLLTVVIHGNQVYTKQEWEKQRTWQLQGTVGEKIKIGCRMIKGTTHRKATQISVSTTSTDKHREICSYASEADCWYNFTLVQTVEVVCLWGQGSNGLSFKFQINAMARPTMTYSGNQIRTQVTPLKSEPKVYEIGPYVVRNTGQQLLLFNPEWSLKRVELLMQINISEIQPACSPLIQTSLEGWTAWLQKQTPLKGRMRRDLSGMLGTGLGVINGIDSEILMNKLATATSDVTKLKQPLQSSLLALGNSQWQVSKILPDLAKTSNLDHELILNTLGTAQDNVSLALSCIQAQLWMQSTASLIIREGNEGVFPIEIREAVWNNATKLERKLQSWWTLVNFTYDPMTNIATAFVLTIRNATVYVIHPIVALGLNHKGTVFYPSEHRVWARMVREKWQTVNLESCITREQQGFICESNTLDARDICLDTEQGICHFEIHPDTSPKTVLVYVGQGCVCLRTTCTSMMIDDNVINVTARNHSNFCICNFAKIVGCDFSYLAPVVSHQLIRSNYTVYHKLLPTPIGMNLTLVKQLVKHQDLMEILKEIQRNGEKTLVTVHYDTQEISRILQRVRQDASHNWWDSLFGWSPTATGILNTLCHPIIVLLTLVSTCLALSIALLIWNYRVLKRLSVLTTLSNAHGKTLRDAYQKIH, from the coding sequence atgaaaatgttagggtGGCACGCAAGTATAACCCggaaaattgtttttctcacaGTTATAATTGTAACCATCAGCCAGGAAATTATTCCTAGGGGAGAAGACATATGGTCTCAAGCCTTTATGCGGGTTACTGGActcatggggaaatattctgatttaaaaaatttaaacctgTTGACTGTAGTCATACACGGAAACCAAGTGTATACAAAGCAAgagtgggaaaaacaaagaacttggcagctccaggggactgtaggagaaaaaatcaAGATTGGATGCCGAATGATTAAAGGGACTACTCACAGAAAAGCAACCCAAATCAGTGTCTCAACTACTTCTACAGACAAACACCGTGAAATCTGTAGTTACGCAAGTGAAGCAGACTGttggtataattttacattagtacAGACTGTGGAAGTGGTTTGTCTTTGGGGCCAAGGCAGTAATGGactctcattcaaattccagataaatgccATGGCTAGGCCCACTATGACCTACTCTGGCAATCAGATCCGAACCCAGGTCACACCACTTAAATCTGAGCCAAAGGTTTATGAGATTGGCCCTTATGTAGTAAGGAACACAGGCCAACAATTACTGCTGTTTAACCCAGAATGGTCTCTTAAGCGTGTAGaactactaatgcaaattaacatttctgaaatccaaccagcctgctcccctttaattcaaacatcccttgaagggtggacagcctggctgcagaagcAAACCCCCCTCAAGGGCAGAATGCGGAGAGACCTGAGTGGCATGCTAGGAACAGGGCTGGGAGTTATAAATGGAAttgattcagagatactgatgaataAACTGGCCACGGCAACCAGTGacgtgaccaaattaaaacagcccctacaatcttccctattagcattaggaaacagccagtggcaagtctcaaaaatactcccagaccTTGCAAAAACCAGCAACCTGGATCACGaactgatattaaacacacttggcacagctcaggacaatgtctcattagcccttagctgcatacaagctcaattatggatgcagtccaCAGCTTCCTTAATCATAAGAGAGGGTAATGAAGGTGTATTTCCTATTGAGATCCGAGAGGCTGTTTGGAACAATGCtactaaattagaaagaaagctccaatcctggtggaccttGGTAAATTTCACCTATGACCCAATGACTAACATAGCTACTGCCTTTGTGCTTACGATACGGAATGCcacagtttatgtaattcatcctATTGTCGCATTGGGATTAAACCATAAAGGGACAGTTTTCTACCCCTCTGAACATAGAGTATGGGCTCGGATGGTaagagaaaaatggcaaacagTGAATTTAGAATCTTGTATTACACGGgaacaacaaggatttatctgtgaaagtaatacacTTGATGCCAGAGACATATGTCTTGATACAGAACAAGGCATATGTCACTTTGAGATCCACCCAGACACTTCACCGAAAACTGTACTCGTATATGTTGGgcaaggctgtgtgtgcttaagaaCTACCTGCACTTCAATGATGATAGATGACAATGTTATAAATGTAACTGCCAGGAatcactctaatttttgtatttgtaattttgccAAGATTGTTGGGTGTGACTTTTCGTATTTAGCACCAGTCGTATCTCATCAATTAATAAGGTCTAACTATACCGTTTACCATAAATTGCTACCCACACCTATTGGGATGAACCTAacattagtaaagcaattaGTAAAACATCAGGACCTCATGgagattttgaaagaaatccaaagaaacggggaaaagaccttagtcactgtccattatgacacacaagaaatcagcagaattttgcaaAGAGTGAGACAAGACGCAAGTCATAACTGGTGGGACTCACTTTTCGGGTGGTCACCTACCGCAACTGGTATCCTAAATACGTTATGTCACCCCATAATTGTCTTATTAACCTTGGTTAGCACCTGTCTTGCGCTGTCTATCGCGTTACTTATTTGGAACTATAGAGTACTAAAAAGACTATCAGTTCTAACTACTTTGTCAAACGCACACGGGAAAACATTAAGAGATGCCTACCAAAAAATTCATTAG